Part of the Streptomyces sp. NBC_01460 genome, CCGGCGGCGAGATGAGCCAGCGCGGCGATGGCCTGGACGGTCTTGCCGAGCCCCATCTCGTCCCCGAGGATCACCCGCTTCTGGGCCAGCGCGAAGCGCGCGCCGAACGACTGGTAGCCGCGCAGCGAGACCCGCAGGCACGTGTCGTCGAGCCGCAGCCCGCGGACCCGGTCCGCGATCCCCGCCGGCAGGAACCCCTCGGCCGCGTCCCGGTCCGGTCCGCTGCCGGACAGCTCGGCGAGCAGGCTGTAGTACTCGGCCGGGCGCAGCTCGAAGTCGACCCAGGCCTCCGCCTCCGACGCGGGCCCCCGCAGCAGGTCGACGGAGACCTGCCCGAACAGGGTCCTGAGTCCCCGCGCGGCCGCGGCCGCCGTCACCGACCCGACGGAGGCGACGGACTCCTGGACCCGGGCACCGGCCGCCCGCCCCGAGAACAGCATCCGCAGCCGGCTCCGCGCCGGTGCGGCCGCCGCGAGCAGTGGTTCCAGCTCCTCGGTGAGACGCCGCGCGAGGTCGACCGCCCGGCGCACGTCGGGCCCGCCCTCCACCAGCCGGTGGAGGGCCACCAGCAGCGCGGTCGTGGCCGCGTCCGGCGCGTCCATGTCGATCCGTACGGCGACGGTGTCCCGCACGGCGTGCGCGATCTGCCGCGCCGCGGCGAGCGCATGGTCCGCCGTCTGCGCCCCTACGCCCGGGATCTGGCGGAGCTCGTAACGCCCGGCTCCGTGCACCCGGCCCACCGTCGCGTAGCCCGCCTGTTCCACGGCGCCGAGCCGCAGGCGGCCCTCCGTGACGTCGGCGAGCCGGGAGACGGGGATCGAGGCCAGCTCGGCCTCCACCAGGGCGTCCAGAGCGGGAGTGAGCGCGGTGTGCGCGGCCTCGACGGCGGAGATGTGGTCGCCCAGCACCGCGCGGGCCGTCGCGGCCAGCGCCTCGGCGTCGTCGAGCAGCTCACGTGCGGCTCTTCCCCTGGGTGCCGCGCCCGCGGGTCCGGCCTGAGTCATGTGCGTCCCTCTGTCCCCGCCGCCCCTCCGTGACCGGCGGCCGTCGCCCTCCCGGGCGCGTCCCATCGTGCCACGGGCGCGGAGCGGCGCCGCGCCTCACAGGGCGGGCGGCCTGCGCTCCGCCGGTGTCAGCAGCAGCACCGCCAGGGCGCGCGCGCAGGACCGGGCCTCTTCGAGGAACCGGTCCATCCGTTCGTCGGTGATCACGGAGGGGGTGGCGCGCACCGCGAGCGCGAAGCGCGCGTGACCGGCGCCGTCCAGCACGGGGACGGCCAGGGTGCGCACCCCGAGCGCCGACTCGCCGTCGTTCAGTGCGTACGCCGCGTGACGCACCCGCGCCAACTCGGCCTGCAACAGCGCAGGTTCGACGATCGTACGATCAGTGAAGGCGCGCAGCGGCGGGAGTGCGGCGGGGCCGCCGTCGCCCGGCCGGGCCCAGGCCAGCAACACCTTGCCCAGGGCTGTCGAGTGCAGGGGCCGGCGCAGCCCCATCCGCGGGGTGACCGAACCGCCCGCGACGATCACGGCGTGCGGGCCGCTGCGCAGGGCCAGATCAGCCGTCGCGCCCGTGCGCTCGGCCAGGTCGGCCAGCTCCGGCGCCGCCAGATGCAGTCCGCGCTGGTGGTACGAGAGCCGGCCGAGCTCCGTCACCGCTGGGCCCAGCCGGTAGCGCGCGGTGCGCGGGTCCTGCTCCAGGAAGCCCGAACCCAGCAGGGTGCGGGCCAGCCGGTGTGCCGTGGAGGCGGAGAGCTCCAGGCGCCTGGCGAGGTCGGAGGCGCTCAGGTCCGGTCCGTTGTCGTGGAAACAGTGCAGGACGTCCAGCGCCCGCCGGACCGCCTGCGCCCCGCCCGGGGGGCTCTGCGCCGCTGCCTCGCTCATGCCGCTCTCGCTCTCCGCTGGTGAGGTGGAAGGAGACATGGTCTCCACATTACGGGAGCGGAATGATCGTGAAAGGGCGCTCCGCAACACTCTGTTCATACTCGATCCCACATGGTGGGAGAAAGGTTGTGGACCGGTGCGGGGCCGTGGCACTGTGCAGTCCTCGTCACCGGCGTACGGAAAGGAGCAGAGCCATGGCAGACCTCGGTGTCACCTCCTCCGGCAGCTCCGCTCCGGTCACCCTCGCCCTCACGCTGCGCCGTCACATCGACCTGGCGCGCGTCTCCAGCGCCGCCTGTCGCTGACCTCCCGCACCGTCCCGGGCCGCGCACCGCGCTGACGCGGGCCCGGCGCCCCCTGTTCCGCCCCTTCCGCCGCCCGCGATCCGCGCCCTCCGCGCGCCGCGCGGCCGCCGGGCGCACTCCGCACCCCTGCTCCGCCGACCCCTCCGGGAAGAGTCCATGACGCGCTCCGCCGTGCTGCCCAGCACCCTCTGGTTCACCCGCTGTCCCGTCCCGACCGCCACGGGCATCGCCGCCGACCGGCACTGGCTCAGCGAGGAGTTCGCGCCCGACGGCATCACCGTGCGCTCCCTCCAGGACGCCGCCCCCGACGCGGACCGCGCCTCCCACTACACCCACGCCCTGCCCGGTCTCTTCCGGGAGGGCGGCAACGTGCCCGCCCTCTGGGCCCGTTCACGCGGGGAGGCGACCCGTCTCATCGGCCTCACCTGGATCGAGGAACGGCAGGCCGTGCTGGTCGCGCCCGGATCCGGGATCA contains:
- a CDS encoding IclR family transcriptional regulator — encoded protein: MSEAAAQSPPGGAQAVRRALDVLHCFHDNGPDLSASDLARRLELSASTAHRLARTLLGSGFLEQDPRTARYRLGPAVTELGRLSYHQRGLHLAAPELADLAERTGATADLALRSGPHAVIVAGGSVTPRMGLRRPLHSTALGKVLLAWARPGDGGPAALPPLRAFTDRTIVEPALLQAELARVRHAAYALNDGESALGVRTLAVPVLDGAGHARFALAVRATPSVITDERMDRFLEEARSCARALAVLLLTPAERRPPAL
- a CDS encoding putative leader peptide, with the protein product MADLGVTSSGSSAPVTLALTLRRHIDLARVSSAACR